Proteins from a single region of Halogeometricum borinquense DSM 11551:
- a CDS encoding outer membrane protein assembly factor BamB family protein encodes MSPRKQTRRKVLAATGAATLTSLTGCIGDIIDGSHRVYNQDAPFGDVTGAWPTYQHDFANTGFTTDSGPSSDATLSRVVELDNAAFGTAVTLIDGRGIVGYSGGSSEDGEYRSFTLDSSSGSWTVDYKLGKSTPTIAGNAVFVSTAEFVAAYDVRNGKLCWRADDGGSGGAENAPILAEGTLLDYTTSTVNGRDPATGEKRWQYGVDDSLVPPVTRDGTAYTATETGAAAFDPKSGEEVWRQADLPESSAPLAVGDNHLYYSAKGEDLYALSLDDGASQWQASIPLSERGSHYTAISDGTLHVQSADGVVAAFDAVDGSKKYIKQLEADLRQRPPVVADDTRFSLGDETLYAFDVETGDIQWSLPLDTEPVSGGVPSIRGEELYFVSNSHLLRVSN; translated from the coding sequence ATGTCCCCGCGAAAACAGACCCGACGCAAAGTCCTTGCAGCGACCGGAGCGGCTACACTGACCTCCCTCACAGGATGTATCGGTGACATCATCGATGGAAGTCACCGTGTGTACAATCAGGATGCCCCTTTCGGTGACGTTACCGGAGCATGGCCAACCTATCAACACGACTTCGCGAACACGGGCTTTACAACAGATAGCGGTCCGTCGAGTGACGCAACACTCTCGCGTGTCGTCGAACTCGATAACGCGGCATTCGGAACGGCGGTCACACTCATCGATGGTCGTGGTATCGTCGGTTACAGCGGCGGGAGTAGCGAAGATGGCGAGTATCGATCTTTCACGCTCGACTCTTCAAGCGGGTCGTGGACAGTTGACTACAAATTAGGGAAATCGACGCCGACGATTGCCGGAAACGCAGTCTTCGTCTCAACAGCCGAATTCGTTGCCGCCTACGATGTACGGAACGGTAAACTCTGCTGGCGAGCAGACGACGGTGGCTCCGGTGGTGCAGAGAACGCACCCATACTCGCTGAGGGAACTCTCCTTGATTACACCACAAGTACTGTTAACGGCCGCGACCCTGCAACTGGTGAGAAACGTTGGCAGTACGGCGTCGATGATTCCCTAGTCCCACCTGTCACCCGCGACGGCACCGCATATACAGCAACCGAGACAGGTGCCGCCGCCTTTGATCCGAAATCCGGTGAGGAGGTGTGGCGGCAGGCCGATCTCCCGGAGAGTTCCGCTCCGCTCGCAGTCGGCGACAATCATCTGTACTACTCCGCAAAAGGGGAGGATCTATACGCGCTTTCGTTGGACGATGGAGCCTCACAGTGGCAAGCATCTATCCCACTGTCGGAACGTGGGAGCCATTACACCGCTATTAGCGACGGAACGCTCCACGTGCAATCTGCGGATGGCGTCGTTGCGGCGTTCGACGCGGTTGACGGCAGCAAGAAGTATATAAAACAACTCGAAGCTGATCTCCGACAACGGCCACCAGTTGTCGCCGACGATACACGGTTCTCGCTGGGTGACGAGACGTTATACGCGTTTGATGTTGAAACCGGAGATATCCAGTGGTCGCTCCCGCTTGATACCGAACCAGTATCTGGTGGTGTCCCCTCGATTCGTGGGGAAGAACTCTACTTTGTTAGCAATTCCCACCTTCTCCGGGTATCGAACTAG